A window of Candidatus Avedoeria danica genomic DNA:
CGATCGTCCGGTAGATCCCCTCGAGCTGGTTCGGCCCCGGCGCAAAGAAGTAGCGCCGGGGATCGCCGACAATGCCCCTCAGGAGCGCCGTGTCCACGCCATCGCCCAAGCCGACGGCGAAGAGCAGCGCCGGCACGGCGCGCAGTTGGGCGGCCGCGTTGTCGACGACCGTCGTCGGGCCGCTCTGGCGGCCGTCGGACAGCAGGACCGCCGCCGCGCGGTGGCCGACGGTGTGGCGCGGGCTGCGCAGCTCGCGCTCCGCCGCCTGCAGCGCGCGGTCGATCCGCGTCCCGCTGCCGCTCCTCAGGCCCGTGATCGCGCGCTCGAGCGCCGCCTTGTCGCTCGTGAGCTGCGCCGCCACGCGCGCCTCGCCGTCGAAGCCGATGACGGCCGCCTTGTCGCCCGTGTCGAGCGAGAGCTCGCCGACGAAAACCGTGGCGGCGCGCAGCGCCTGCGACAGCTTGGCGCCGGTCATGCTGTCGGAAATGTCGATGAGCAGCACGACGTCGACGCCCGCGGCGACCGGCTTGCAGAAGTTGCGGTAGGCCAGCGGCAGGTAGGCCGGCTGGGGCACGGGCGTCGCCGTCGGCGCGGGCGTCAGCGTCGGCGTCGGGGACGGCGTCGGCGGGACGACGCACACCGTCGGGACCGGGAACGTGAAGATCCGGCGGGCGCCGTCGGCGTCCGTGTACTCGGCCTGCGCCTGGTCGTTCGTCGGCATGCAACCGCGGCCGATCGGGCGGACGAGGTAGGTCAGCGTGATCCCGTTGGCCGGGAGGATCGATCGCCCCCACTCCAGCCGGTCACCCAGCGGCCGCGCCGGCGGCGAGACCGAGCCGTCGACGAGCGACACGCGCTTGGAGAGCGTGTCCGTGAGGATCACGTTGCCCGCCAAGCTCTCGACGACGACGCGCAGCACTTGGCGGTAGATCGGGAAGAGGTCGCTCGGGGTCGGCGCCGTATACACACGATCGGGCGCGCCGGCGATGCCGTTCAGCGACGCCACGTCGATGCTCGGCCCGAGGCCGATCGTGAAGATCTGGACACCCTTGGCCCGCAGCCCGACCGCCGCCTGCACCGGGTCGGGCATGTCCGGGTTCTGCCGCCCGTCCGTGAGCAGGACGATCACCGGCAGCGCCTCGACCCGTCCGAAGCGCGTCAGGTTGTCGCCGGCCCGCTCGAGGCCGGCGGCGATGTTCGTCCCGCCGTCGGGTGTGAGCGCCTGGAGGTGGTCGATGATCGTCGCCACGTCGTCCGTCAGCCCGTAGTCCATCGTCGCCTCGCCGGCGAACGACGTCAGGCCGAGGCGGTGGTGGCGCACGTCGAGCAGCTCGGCGAAGGCGCGGGCCGCGCCGCGGGCCGCCTCCAGCGGCGCGCCGCGCATGGACGCCGAGCGGTCGATGACGAGGACGATGTCCGCCCCGATGAGCCGGGTGCGGTCCGGGCAGCGGGCGCGCAGGCTGAGCGTGACGCGGGCCGCGTCGCCCTCGACGATCGTCGAAGGCGACGCGTGCTTGTCGCCCGTAACCTCGCAGCTCGCCGCGGCCGGCGTCGGCGTCGGCGTCGGGGCCTCGGGGGTGCGCGGGATGCCGTAGCCGGCGCTGAAGACGTGGATCGTCCGGCGCGCGGCATCGGCCAGGTAGACGAGGTCCAGCGCGCCCGCGATGTCCGACGGGAAGAGCGGCGTTTCGTTCTCGAGGACGGGGCGGAAGCGTGCGAGCAGGTTGGCGGCATTCGGATCGTGCAGCTCGACCCAGCCGTCGGCCATCACCGCCGCCAGCGCGTCGAGCTTGAGCATCCCATCGCCGCTGACCTGCGCCGGCGCGATCCGGCGTGGCCCGGCGAGCAGGCCGGCCGGGAACGTGGTGGCGGGCAGCGGCGGCGGCGGGAACGCCTGGATCTGGGTCTCGATGAGATCGGTCGCGTACACGAAGCCGCTCTGCCACGTCAAGTCGTACGGCCAGAGCGCGGTGCCGGCTTGGGCGTAGTGGCGCTCGACCGCGCCAGACAGCGCGTTCAGCACCCGGATCCGCCGTTCGCGCGGCTGGCTGACGAACACCGACCCACCGCCCGTGGCGATCCGACCGCCGAGGTGGCAGCCGCACGGCACGCGCCAGCGCGGGCCTGGCCCGCCCGGATCGAGCCGCATGACCTCGTCGCCGGTCGTCGTCACGAACAGGTCCTCGGCCCCGCCCGGCCCGACCGCCAGGTCGAGCGCGTCCGGCGGCGCATCGGCCACGAAGCGGACGGCACCG
This region includes:
- a CDS encoding VWA domain-containing protein, encoding MTPAAAPDGPNTPPAAPVSRARPTPRRPWQRTLAFAAAGSVALVLAAALPEGGGRAAPARRAASDGGYVRVDSWPIPVAPRLPIDVALSPAGHLYAADGRDNAVFHYDARGTLIEALDRPSLLAPDPTLAFVPVAVVADGERGQVHILWRRHALDPAFTADGIVLDTRRLDAAGAGDTDYLRQPIWLGNDPALIDVRDAALHRPSGSLYVLGNGEVFRIRTNGTIDQRFTLPPFDRAATRLAVLGDNRVLIARPADKAIAAYKADGTPDGILTVLDEAPAALSVGQDGSLHVLVRSRDSVDPGQPLVLSLAPTGIILQAHAAAALGAPPLPATPWPWSLDTPANDHFALTSGDEHFTTTVHRPGSFQPPLLVGAPITSTWRPAPTPYHADEDLVLAPAPDGEIFALDRRDARVLAYAPDGAVRFVADAPPDALDLAVGPGGAEDLFVTTTGDEVMRLDPGGPGPRWRVPCGCHLGGRIATGGGSVFVSQPRERRIRVLNALSGAVERHYAQAGTALWPYDLTWQSGFVYATDLIETQIQAFPPPPLPATTFPAGLLAGPRRIAPAQVSGDGMLKLDALAAVMADGWVELHDPNAANLLARFRPVLENETPLFPSDIAGALDLVYLADAARRTIHVFSAGYGIPRTPEAPTPTPTPAAASCEVTGDKHASPSTIVEGDAARVTLSLRARCPDRTRLIGADIVLVIDRSASMRGAPLEAARGAARAFAELLDVRHHRLGLTSFAGEATMDYGLTDDVATIIDHLQALTPDGGTNIAAGLERAGDNLTRFGRVEALPVIVLLTDGRQNPDMPDPVQAAVGLRAKGVQIFTIGLGPSIDVASLNGIAGAPDRVYTAPTPSDLFPIYRQVLRVVVESLAGNVILTDTLSKRVSLVDGSVSPPARPLGDRLEWGRSILPANGITLTYLVRPIGRGCMPTNDQAQAEYTDADGARRIFTFPVPTVCVVPPTPSPTPTLTPAPTATPVPQPAYLPLAYRNFCKPVAAGVDVVLLIDISDSMTGAKLSQALRAATVFVGELSLDTGDKAAVIGFDGEARVAAQLTSDKAALERAITGLRSGSGTRIDRALQAAERELRSPRHTVGHRAAAVLLSDGRQSGPTTVVDNAAAQLRAVPALLFAVGLGDGVDTALLRGIVGDPRRYFFAPGPNQLEGIYRTIAEAIPCP